Within the Chloroflexota bacterium genome, the region CGCAAACCTCACCCCTGTGGCAGCTACGAATGGAAGGTAACTCGACTGGGCGCGGATATTCGCCTGCAATGTTTGGGCTGCCAACGGCTTGTTATGCTCCCGCGTCGTCAGTTAGCCCGGCGTTTGAAAAATATTACCAGCAGCGCAAACAATAATGAATCATCCAGCTAAGAAACCACATATCCTGTTTTTATTTTCAGATACCGGGGGAGGCCATCGTAGCGCCAGCGAAGCGATTATCGAAGCCTTGCAACTGGAATTTGGCGATCAATATACTACCCAGATGGTAGATATTTTCAAGGACTACGCCCCATCGCCGTTGAAAATGCTCCCGGCAATTTACCCGCGCATCGTCAAAGCGCCGCGCGTTTGGGAGTTGGGCTACCATCTCAGTGATGGGCCCATGCGAGCCAGCGCGCTCTCTGCCGGAGCCTGGCCCTATGTGCGGGGCAGTTTTCGACGCCTGATTGCAGAACATCCCAGTGACTTGATTGTTTCAGTTCATTCACTGGCGAACGAGCCAGTCCTGCGCGCCCTGGGGGCAGAACGCCCGCCCTTTGTCACTGTGGTTACCGATCTGGTCACTACCCACGCCACCTGGTATCACCGCCAGGCCGATTTATGCCTGGTGCCCACCGAGGCTGCCCGCCGCCGCGCCCTGAAACTCGATCTCAAACCTGAGCAAGTGAAAGTCGTTGGATTACCTGTAGCTGAGCGTTTCTGTAACCCGGCTATGGATTCCCGCGCCGTCCGCGCAAACCTGGGTTGGCCGCAAGACTTGCCTGTGGTGGTGTTGGTCGGTGGTGGTGATGGGATGGGTCCGCTCCGGGAGACGGCTCTGGCAATTTCAAAAGCAAAATTATCCCTGGCGCTGGTCATTATCACCGGGCGCAACAAAACCCTCCAATCCAGGCTTGAAGCGACCGATTTCTCCATGCCCACATTTGTATATGGCTTCGTGCGCGAAATGCCCGATTTTATGGCCGCCGCCGATGTGCTGGTCACCAAAGCCGGGCCAGGGACGATTAGCGAAGCCCTCAACGCGGGCCTGCCGATGATCTTGTACAGCCATTTGCCGGGACAGGAAAGCGGCAATATCCCCTATGTCGTCACAGAAGGCGCGGGGGTTTGGGCGCCGCGCACCGAAGAAATTGTGCGTACACTCAAAAACTGGCTTGAGCATCCCGATCAGCACGCCGCAGCGGTAGCCGCCTGCAAGCGCATGGCGCGCCCTGATGCGGCGCGTAAAATTGCCCGCGTGTTGGTAAAAACGTTAGAGCAATTTAGAGACCGCGCCTACAATTTTAACTAATTTTCTGGCTTGTCATTTCGAGCCATAGGCGAGAAATCCCTGAAACCAAACGGGAATAGGAGCCTGCTCAGGTGATACATCAAGCCGTTTCGCAGGGATTCCTCGCTTCGCTCGGAATGACAAGTTAGCTATGCTGTTCAAGCTTCTCTTGATAATTGCAGATTCTCGCGGATTTACAGAATTATCTGTGCAAATCCGTCCAATTTGGGTAATCTGCAACCTGTTTTTGCAAATATTCTGGTAAACAATAACCCGCTGAAGTGACCCTAGATGAGTACCCTCTACCTCGTAGCTACGCCGATTGGAAATCTCGCCGACATCACTCATCGCGCCTTGCGCGTGCTGGGCGAGGTGGTATTAATTGTCGCCGAAGATACCCGCCAAACGCGCAAATTACTCGCCCATTACAGCATCGAAACCCAACGTTCA harbors:
- a CDS encoding DUF951 domain-containing protein: MLPDLNLNDIVRLRKPHPCGSYEWKVTRLGADIRLQCLGCQRLVMLPRRQLARRLKNITSSANNNESSS
- a CDS encoding glycosyltransferase, yielding MNHPAKKPHILFLFSDTGGGHRSASEAIIEALQLEFGDQYTTQMVDIFKDYAPSPLKMLPAIYPRIVKAPRVWELGYHLSDGPMRASALSAGAWPYVRGSFRRLIAEHPSDLIVSVHSLANEPVLRALGAERPPFVTVVTDLVTTHATWYHRQADLCLVPTEAARRRALKLDLKPEQVKVVGLPVAERFCNPAMDSRAVRANLGWPQDLPVVVLVGGGDGMGPLRETALAISKAKLSLALVIITGRNKTLQSRLEATDFSMPTFVYGFVREMPDFMAAADVLVTKAGPGTISEALNAGLPMILYSHLPGQESGNIPYVVTEGAGVWAPRTEEIVRTLKNWLEHPDQHAAAVAACKRMARPDAARKIARVLVKTLEQFRDRAYNFN